The genomic region gcttCTAACACTGGATGCCTATGCTCTTTGTTTCTGAGCAGTACTATGAGTATGGGAGTGAGCTGGTGAAAGCCAGGAAGTCTTCCGCTTTCCTGTCTTGGCATAGTGGTTTTGACTTGGCAACGCACCTGCCGGCAGTCAAAGGCTGAGCATCAGATCTTGCAAGTCCTTgtaaggagccatcagggaattAAGTCATTCTACTGACATCCAAAGTATCTTTTATCTGCATTATTGAAACCTTACATTTGATTTAAAACAGACTGTGGAGGCTTCCCAACAATGTCTGGGCTTTTAGAGAGGACCATTACAAAGGAAATCCTTCTACTTCAGATACAGagtaaaaaaatttcaaatatacaTTAACCATTCACCTACCAGGGCCTTGTTGGGATCCTGTGTGGCTACCTGTTCTCAGTTATAAAATAACAAATGTAGATTTAAATTGGCTCTGGATGCTACACAGaccaatatattttcaaaaattttttcctgaaattgaaAGTGTTGAGGAATAATACCAAATACAATGCTTCTTTCTAAGCCAGAGAAACGACGGATGCTGTCAAGAATAGCGTGTTCCTGTAGCCCTTCCTCTGTATTTCTTAATAATATATTTGACTTCCTCATTTCTGACGCTAGTATTCTCCGGTGTGCTTTTACTTCATCATCTCTGTAGCACAGAACAGCAATATCTTTCTTAGAGTAACCCTTTTTAAGATACGTATGACAGTGTTCTGCCACATACTTTGCTATTTCATatatgttttgtttgctttgtactTCCGTAGAGCCTTGCACGGCAGGAGCACATGTGGCTCTGCATAATAACTCTCTCAAACGGTCTTTGGGAATATTTAGGGTAGAGTGCATTACAATcgtttccatatttttttttagatagctATAGATGTTGCTAGCATTACGAACCACTTTGGTTAGTGACTCGATGGGATCATGCCATTCTGCTTCTGGAAGACCAGTTGGGAAGCAGTGACTTGTCTGCAAGTAGTCCAAGAAAATCCAGAAAAAGCCGGGCTTCGGGAGATCTGCTGAGGAAGTTAGAGCCAAGGCTTTCTTATACCAATCACCTCCTCCATCTTGGAAATTCTGTGCTTCATCAATTATTATGTGCTTCACATAATTAAAGCTGTCCTTCAAAAAGGCTACTCTTGTCACAGCTTggcaaatgtttttctgcctgcagaagaGATACAAGTAGATGAAAACCAATCTCTGCATTGCAAACTACTGGTTATACTTGATCAGAACAAAGTGAATGCCCATGATACTAAAGTCATATTTATTAATAGAGGCTCAGGATGTTGAGAAAAGAATTTGAGCCTTACTAAAAATGCATCCCAACTACATACTTCAAACACTGCCATGATGGTGGACCAAATAGCATACCGAATGTATTAATCAGTACTCTGCTAGTTAAAAATGCTGGTGAAAGAAAAGGATATTGAACTGAATAGCTGGAGGAAATGCTTACCGCACAAAATCTCGCAGAGGCTTGTTCTCACATACATAAAGAACTTCTTCTTGTTTGCACTGCAGCATAGTTCTTATTTTCTCTATGATCTTCAGGGCGACTATAGTTTTTCCTGTTCCTGGTAGTCCATAAACATACAGCTTCTTAGTTTTGTGAAGATTTTCTGACAGCAGCTGGTATTGTTTGATGGTCAAGAGGTTCAAAAACTCAGAACCAACATGGTCACTTAAAAAGGACTTGAAACTCAGCAGAACTACTGTGAGAGCACGTAAGAGGGCCTTCAAGTTGTCACTCCTGATTAGGCTGTAGTTTTGGGGATACATTTCTTGAATATTCAGATCCCATTCTTTTCCACAGTTAATTTCGGGAAGCAAAATCAGTAGCTTTGGTATCACGCACAATTTATGAATATAGCCCCCAGTGTTGACTAACTTCTGCTTCAGCCTCCAGGCTATGCATCTTGAGTATTCCAACAAAGTTGGTGAGATATGATGCTTACAGATTGTATAGAGGATAGGTGGCCGATCCTCAGCTATTAGGAGAATGTCACAAATTATGTCTGGATTTTCTGGCAAGCCGACTTCAACAGCCCA from Rissa tridactyla isolate bRisTri1 chromosome 7, bRisTri1.patW.cur.20221130, whole genome shotgun sequence harbors:
- the LOC128912435 gene encoding schlafen family member 13-like is translated as MALEYHQQQPNICVNLVTEYPEVVLCVGKICFGEKARKKMPKNSKQDQKYTLVCAVCALLNSGGGVVKAEIENENYKLEGDTIGLDLEETFRSLLLFPDWREYLDFEQRDNYILIFIKTWSSENTSLTSTSAKPRLCSLTTGLHTKCGTSLSRVNLIQVVSFLKRKQDKAKKELSPGPPAKTRKTRAVEGGTDIINKAVVELFNRDQLQHGETLTFSESGNVEFKHYSTEKILTRVKEILPQYIAGFANTSGGYLWIGVDDKGTVQGFSSDEEDLKKLSYIINSIKDKLTLFHFCGSGCEHNISYEHKIFKVYHEAGDHCGYVCAVKIQPFTCVAFSEDPDSWLVEGSTVKRLSACEWATWMTTADPDLSKFSETFRLELSLTERPPLAKPVYSHQGLDNIDDLCKQLFPVESHRIIYTPEKLSEDLLQEHPGLDILMEKQLKQLSEGVLIFSRSWAVEVGLPENPDIICDILLIAEDRPPILYTICKHHISPTLLEYSRCIAWRLKQKLVNTGGYIHKLCVIPKLLILLPEINCGKEWDLNIQEMYPQNYSLIRSDNLKALLRALTVVLLSFKSFLSDHVGSEFLNLLTIKQYQLLSENLHKTKKLYVYGLPGTGKTIVALKIIEKIRTMLQCKQEEVLYVCENKPLRDFVRQKNICQAVTRVAFLKDSFNYVKHIIIDEAQNFQDGGGDWYKKALALTSSADLPKPGFFWIFLDYLQTSHCFPTGLPEAEWHDPIESLTKVVRNASNIYSYLKKNMETIVMHSTLNIPKDRLRELLCRATCAPAVQGSTEVQSKQNIYEIAKYVAEHCHTYLKKGYSKKDIAVLCYRDDEVKAHRRILASEMRKSNILLRNTEEGLQEHAILDSIRRFSGLERSIVFGIIPQHFQFQEKIFENILVCVASRANLNLHLLFYN